The proteins below are encoded in one region of Shewanella algae:
- the hrpB gene encoding ATP-dependent helicase HrpB → MNDLPIQSLLPQLRQTLATCRQVILEAPTGAGKSTALPLALLDWPEIDGKILMLEPRRVAARAIAGFLARQRGQALGQEVGFRVRGESQVSGNTRLEIITEGVLTRMIQQDPELKGVAMIIFDEIHERHLSTDLGLALALEVQASLRDDLHLLAMSATLEGLPLQTLMPDAKLLASEGRSYPVTIAYSAASAQRRSGSGSGSGMAPWLEHMGRQLLALLDPQQASALGVSEAQQQGSILAFLPGQGEIQRLKHYLQSRVAANVRICPLYGSLSAKEQDAAIAPANAGERKLVLSTNLAESSLTIEGITLVVDSGYKRQASFNPRSGVTRLGLKRISQASATQRAGRAGRTSAGFCLRLWGQEEHGRLPQADEPEILHADLLSMALDAACWGVHSLSDLPLLTLPARANEAVAWQLLQSLQLVDPQRKLTAHGRAAYALGVQPRLAHMLLRAQSLGQARGDPELAGLACLLAALLEARSLAGNNADIMDKLSQATQGLEARQVGNWLRRLGLNGKAADFLKLANRADCALLLALAFPDRIAKARGVEGYQLANGSGVVLDAGDSLSGCEFLVVADYQETEGRSAGRIYLAAELPAGLLENELAFLCTWQQQAGWDESKGRFFAERQLRLGEIILKREAEKEADPKLRAQAIMALLRSKGLALLNMDEDVRQLQFRLALARSKDPNLFPDNSDPALLDSLEEWLEPFLSDIKQLKGLMALDIKQLLLNRLEWQVLQTLNEWLPSHWKMATGTRAPIRYDAGGRALLSVRLQEALGMAESPRLLQGELTVTMELLSPAQRPLALTADLASFWQGPYVEVKKEMRGRYPKHLWPDDPANTLPTKFTKKKTLNIQQ, encoded by the coding sequence TTGAACGACTTACCCATTCAATCCCTGTTGCCTCAACTGCGCCAAACCTTGGCCACTTGTCGGCAAGTTATCCTCGAGGCGCCTACCGGAGCCGGTAAATCCACCGCGCTGCCCTTGGCACTGCTCGACTGGCCGGAAATCGACGGCAAGATCCTCATGTTGGAGCCCCGGCGGGTTGCAGCGCGGGCCATCGCCGGCTTTTTGGCGCGCCAAAGAGGGCAGGCACTGGGGCAAGAGGTGGGGTTCAGGGTTCGCGGTGAGAGTCAGGTCAGCGGCAACACCCGACTCGAGATCATCACCGAGGGGGTACTGACCCGCATGATCCAGCAGGACCCTGAGCTCAAGGGCGTTGCCATGATCATTTTCGATGAGATCCATGAGCGCCATCTGAGCACAGATCTCGGTCTGGCGCTGGCACTGGAAGTGCAGGCCTCATTGCGGGACGATTTACACTTGCTGGCCATGTCGGCAACGCTCGAAGGCCTGCCGTTACAAACCTTGATGCCGGATGCCAAGCTGCTTGCCAGTGAGGGCCGCAGCTACCCTGTGACTATCGCCTACAGCGCCGCTTCGGCGCAGAGGCGCAGCGGTTCGGGTTCCGGCTCTGGCATGGCACCTTGGCTTGAACATATGGGGCGGCAGTTGCTGGCGCTGCTGGACCCTCAACAGGCCAGTGCTTTGGGGGTTAGCGAAGCGCAGCAACAGGGCTCGATACTCGCCTTCCTGCCGGGACAGGGGGAAATTCAGCGCCTCAAGCACTATCTGCAATCCAGAGTTGCGGCCAATGTGCGCATTTGTCCTCTCTACGGCTCACTGAGTGCCAAAGAGCAGGATGCGGCGATTGCCCCGGCCAATGCCGGTGAGCGTAAGCTGGTGCTGTCCACCAACCTGGCGGAATCCAGTCTGACCATAGAGGGGATTACTCTGGTGGTGGACAGTGGTTACAAGCGCCAGGCCAGTTTCAACCCCCGCAGCGGCGTGACCCGTTTGGGACTCAAGCGTATCAGCCAGGCATCGGCCACTCAAAGAGCCGGGCGGGCTGGGCGCACCAGTGCGGGTTTTTGCTTAAGGCTTTGGGGCCAGGAGGAGCACGGCCGCTTGCCGCAGGCGGATGAACCGGAAATCTTGCATGCCGACTTGCTCTCCATGGCCCTGGATGCGGCCTGCTGGGGTGTGCACAGCCTCAGTGACTTGCCTTTACTGACACTACCGGCCAGAGCCAATGAGGCGGTGGCCTGGCAGCTGTTACAGTCGCTGCAATTGGTTGACCCGCAACGTAAGCTTACCGCCCATGGCCGCGCGGCCTATGCACTGGGGGTGCAGCCACGGTTGGCGCACATGCTGCTCCGGGCGCAGAGTTTGGGGCAGGCGCGCGGCGACCCCGAGCTCGCCGGTCTGGCTTGTCTGCTGGCTGCCTTATTGGAGGCCAGAAGCCTTGCGGGCAACAACGCCGATATCATGGATAAACTTTCTCAGGCCACTCAAGGCCTTGAAGCCAGACAAGTCGGCAACTGGCTCAGACGCTTAGGGCTTAACGGCAAGGCGGCGGATTTTCTGAAATTGGCGAATCGTGCCGATTGCGCCCTGTTGTTGGCGCTGGCATTTCCTGACAGGATAGCCAAGGCAAGAGGCGTCGAGGGCTATCAGCTGGCCAATGGCAGCGGCGTGGTGCTCGATGCCGGTGACAGCCTCAGCGGCTGCGAGTTTCTGGTGGTGGCCGATTACCAGGAGACCGAGGGCCGCAGCGCCGGCCGCATCTATCTGGCGGCCGAATTACCGGCGGGATTGCTGGAAAATGAGCTGGCCTTTCTCTGTACCTGGCAACAGCAGGCGGGCTGGGATGAGTCCAAGGGACGTTTCTTTGCCGAGCGCCAACTGCGTCTGGGGGAGATAATACTCAAGCGGGAGGCCGAGAAAGAGGCGGATCCCAAGCTGAGGGCTCAGGCGATTATGGCGCTGCTGCGCAGTAAAGGCTTGGCGCTGCTCAATATGGATGAGGATGTCAGGCAGCTCCAGTTCAGGCTGGCACTGGCAAGATCCAAAGATCCGAACCTATTTCCGGACAACAGCGATCCGGCGCTGCTGGATTCTCTCGAGGAGTGGTTGGAGCCGTTTTTGAGCGATATCAAGCAGCTAAAGGGATTAATGGCATTGGATATCAAGCAGCTGCTGCTCAATCGCCTCGAGTGGCAGGTGCTGCAGACACTGAATGAATGGCTGCCGAGCCATTGGAAAATGGCCACGGGCACCCGGGCACCGATCCGCTATGATGCCGGCGGCAGGGCGCTGCTGAGTGTGCGTCTGCAGGAAGCGCTGGGCATGGCCGAAAGCCCGCGGCTGCTGCAAGGGGAGTTGACCGTAACCATGGAACTCTTGTCTCCGGCGCAGCGCCCTTTGGCGCTGACGGCCGATCTGGCCAGTTTTTGGCAAGGGCCCTATGTCGAGGTGAAAAAAGAGATGCGTGGGCGCTACCCTAAACACCTGTGGCCCGACGATCCGGCCAATACTTTGCCGACTAAATTCACCAAGAAAAAGACCTTGAATATCCAGCAGTAA
- the mrcB gene encoding penicillin-binding protein 1B — protein MTTKKSTTKKSTRKTSSKSKPAQQSPGLWRRLWSITWKLALILVAALTIYCIYLDQIIARKFEGQKWHLPAQVFSRSMALYPGAAVSHAQLMAELKLLGYRKVANPRQVGEFSASSTRIELWRRPFLHPEGSQAEQRVMISFDSNGVTSVARMSDKRQLAVFHLEPVLLDRIIAGDGEDRLFVPTEQIPENIVEALILVEDRSFYEHHGVNPFAIARALLVNISAGRTVQGGSTLTQQLAKNFFLSSERSLIRKAREALMALIIDFRYSKDEILEAYLNEVYMGQDKSRAVHGMGLASQFYFGRPVGELTLAQQAFLVAAIKGPSYYNPWRYPDRAQERRDLVLRLLMEGSKISVDQYKAAAESPLGLRRSDKPVHQKLPAFFAVVKQELKDRYGAALLKQSGVKVYTTLDPMAQEAAENAVERTLKELGKKDKELQVGMVVTDKYSAGIAAMVGDKVPGYEGFNRAVEIRRPIGSLVKPFVYATALAQGSKFNLASPLKDEAITLKNEQGKTWSPQNVDRKFRGQVPLLTAFKKSMNVPTVNLGMNVGVDAVAATLKEAGWNEAVSAYPSMLLGAVNGSPLMVAQVYQTLADGGRYRQLNAVTAVLDSDNQPLPVASMPRHEAITPAANYLVQYAMTKVVESGTASRLGAAFPGVMLAGKTGTSNDRRDSWFAGFDERNVAAVWVGRDDNGKTQFYGSSGAMTVYQRFLAERPPLGLRLPPVNGVVQGYFDRDTGAAKQADCRNVVAVPALADSYHPAPNCGEPLPWWKRILGG, from the coding sequence ATGACCACCAAGAAAAGTACCACGAAAAAAAGTACCAGAAAAACCAGCAGCAAGAGCAAACCGGCGCAGCAAAGCCCCGGGCTATGGCGCAGGTTATGGTCGATAACCTGGAAGCTGGCCCTTATTCTGGTAGCGGCGTTGACTATCTATTGTATCTACCTGGATCAGATCATCGCCCGTAAGTTTGAAGGGCAGAAGTGGCACTTGCCGGCGCAGGTGTTCAGTCGCTCCATGGCACTCTATCCCGGGGCGGCGGTGAGCCATGCCCAGCTGATGGCCGAACTTAAACTGCTGGGCTATCGCAAGGTGGCCAATCCGCGCCAGGTGGGGGAGTTTTCTGCCTCCAGTACCCGAATCGAGCTGTGGCGCCGCCCCTTCCTGCATCCTGAGGGGAGCCAGGCAGAGCAGCGGGTGATGATAAGTTTCGACTCCAACGGCGTCACTTCGGTGGCGCGTATGAGCGACAAACGCCAACTGGCGGTGTTTCATCTCGAACCTGTACTGCTGGACAGGATCATCGCCGGCGATGGTGAGGACAGGCTGTTTGTACCAACCGAACAGATCCCCGAAAACATAGTCGAAGCGCTTATTCTGGTGGAAGACCGCAGCTTCTATGAACACCACGGGGTGAACCCCTTTGCCATCGCCCGTGCCCTGCTGGTCAATATCAGTGCCGGTCGCACGGTACAGGGCGGCTCGACCCTGACCCAGCAGCTGGCGAAGAACTTCTTCCTCTCCAGCGAGCGCTCCTTGATCCGTAAGGCCAGAGAGGCCCTGATGGCGCTGATTATCGATTTTCGTTACAGCAAGGATGAAATCCTCGAGGCCTATCTCAATGAGGTCTACATGGGACAGGACAAATCCAGAGCCGTACATGGCATGGGGCTGGCATCGCAATTCTATTTTGGCCGCCCGGTCGGAGAGCTGACCCTGGCGCAGCAAGCCTTCCTGGTCGCCGCCATCAAGGGGCCATCTTACTACAACCCCTGGCGCTATCCTGACAGGGCTCAGGAGCGGCGCGATCTGGTGCTCAGGCTCTTGATGGAAGGCAGCAAAATTTCTGTCGACCAATACAAGGCGGCAGCGGAGTCGCCGCTGGGATTAAGGCGCTCGGACAAACCTGTGCACCAGAAACTGCCGGCCTTCTTTGCCGTGGTCAAACAGGAACTCAAGGATCGCTATGGTGCGGCGCTGCTGAAGCAGTCCGGCGTCAAGGTCTATACCACCTTGGATCCCATGGCGCAGGAAGCCGCCGAAAACGCCGTTGAGCGAACCCTGAAGGAGCTTGGCAAGAAAGATAAAGAGTTGCAGGTAGGCATGGTGGTGACCGACAAGTACAGCGCCGGGATCGCCGCCATGGTGGGCGACAAGGTGCCGGGTTACGAGGGTTTCAACCGGGCGGTGGAAATTCGCCGTCCCATAGGTTCACTGGTCAAGCCCTTTGTTTATGCCACGGCGCTGGCTCAGGGCAGCAAGTTCAATCTCGCCAGCCCACTCAAAGATGAGGCCATTACCCTCAAGAATGAACAGGGCAAGACCTGGTCGCCACAGAATGTGGATCGCAAGTTCCGTGGCCAGGTGCCACTGTTGACGGCGTTCAAGAAATCGATGAATGTGCCGACCGTGAATTTGGGGATGAATGTCGGTGTCGATGCCGTGGCCGCGACGCTAAAAGAGGCCGGCTGGAATGAAGCTGTATCGGCTTATCCTTCTATGTTGCTCGGCGCAGTGAACGGTTCCCCCTTGATGGTGGCGCAGGTATATCAGACCCTGGCGGACGGTGGCCGTTATCGTCAGCTCAATGCGGTGACAGCCGTGCTGGACAGCGACAACCAGCCCCTGCCTGTGGCCAGTATGCCACGCCATGAGGCGATAACGCCTGCGGCTAACTATCTGGTGCAGTACGCCATGACCAAGGTGGTGGAGTCCGGCACGGCTTCGCGTCTAGGGGCGGCCTTCCCCGGCGTGATGCTGGCGGGCAAGACGGGCACCAGCAACGACCGCCGCGACTCCTGGTTTGCCGGGTTTGACGAGCGTAACGTTGCCGCCGTTTGGGTTGGCCGCGATGACAACGGCAAGACCCAGTTCTATGGTAGCAGTGGTGCCATGACGGTTTATCAACGCTTCCTCGCCGAGCGGCCGCCGCTGGGGCTGAGGTTGCCGCCGGTCAACGGCGTGGTGCAGGGCTATTTCGACCGGGATACAGGTGCGGCGAAACAAGCCGATTGCCGTAATGTGGTGGCGGTACCTGCGCTGGCCGACAGTTATCATCCGGCGCCCAACTGCGGTGAACCTCTGCCTTGGTGGAAGCGGATCCTCGGTGGTTAA
- a CDS encoding DsbA family protein — protein sequence MLKPLVAAMALTLIPLAANAADFIEGKHYTQIAKKGSEEPKLTEFYSFYCHNCFSMETQYLPDIKAGLNKEVSFDSKHVDFMNSDLGTEVMKSLAIMQELGATDKLVHPMFAAIQGEEGAHGHDHSAPGHKHTSAINSRDDIKQLFAANGVDVSQYDALADSKKINDVIALWRKQQNEFAIQSVPSFVVNDKYMINLGEIRTLGELTDLINFLATEKDAKQDEGGSLGWLFLAFAGVAAVTRRRR from the coding sequence TTGCTCAAGCCACTGGTTGCCGCAATGGCACTTACCCTGATCCCGCTGGCCGCCAACGCCGCCGACTTTATCGAAGGTAAACACTATACCCAGATAGCCAAGAAAGGCAGTGAAGAACCCAAACTCACCGAGTTCTACTCTTTCTACTGTCATAACTGCTTCAGCATGGAAACCCAGTATCTGCCGGACATCAAGGCCGGTCTCAATAAAGAAGTCAGCTTTGACAGCAAGCATGTCGACTTTATGAACAGCGATCTGGGTACTGAGGTGATGAAGTCTCTGGCCATCATGCAGGAGCTGGGCGCGACTGATAAGCTGGTTCATCCTATGTTTGCCGCCATTCAGGGCGAGGAAGGGGCCCATGGCCATGACCATTCTGCTCCTGGACACAAGCACACCTCTGCCATCAATAGCCGCGACGATATCAAGCAATTGTTTGCCGCCAACGGCGTCGATGTCAGCCAGTATGATGCCTTGGCCGACAGCAAGAAAATCAATGATGTCATCGCCCTGTGGCGTAAGCAGCAGAATGAATTTGCCATCCAGAGCGTGCCAAGCTTCGTGGTAAACGACAAATATATGATTAACCTGGGAGAAATTCGCACTCTGGGCGAACTGACCGATCTGATCAATTTCCTGGCTACCGAAAAAGATGCCAAGCAAGATGAAGGCGGCAGCCTGGGTTGGTTGTTCCTGGCCTTTGCCGGTGTCGCCGCCGTCACCAGACGTCGCCGCTGA
- a CDS encoding DNA-J related domain-containing protein, which produces MLLAKPALAQPETTEVKPTRLKGDNPLIWPLLSLLKRSNRSWKVHHLATELQQQGLMHDLDPLPEKDLFKRNFLLMNALYELQHMLLPGQWLQVQAMDIILLRIPPANVLQLQQDDSALRDYYLDWNNYDTCVNVVREMLESFWNSYQDYIGVRPGRFAQREALRVLELEADASDKEIRRQWRKLALKWHPDRQGGDAAKFRQICEAWQALRG; this is translated from the coding sequence ATGCTGCTTGCCAAACCCGCGCTGGCCCAGCCAGAGACCACTGAGGTCAAGCCGACCCGACTCAAGGGCGATAACCCGCTTATCTGGCCGCTGCTCAGCTTGCTCAAACGCAGCAACCGCTCCTGGAAGGTGCATCACCTCGCCACCGAATTACAACAGCAGGGACTGATGCACGACTTGGATCCTCTGCCCGAGAAAGATCTGTTCAAACGCAACTTCCTGTTGATGAATGCCCTCTATGAACTGCAACACATGCTGTTGCCAGGCCAATGGCTGCAGGTACAGGCCATGGATATCATATTGCTGCGGATCCCACCGGCCAATGTGCTGCAACTGCAACAGGATGACTCAGCGCTTAGAGACTACTACCTCGACTGGAACAACTACGACACCTGCGTCAATGTTGTTCGTGAGATGCTGGAGTCCTTCTGGAACAGTTATCAGGATTATATTGGCGTGCGTCCCGGCCGTTTTGCCCAACGAGAGGCACTGCGGGTATTGGAGCTGGAAGCCGACGCCAGCGACAAGGAGATCCGTCGCCAGTGGCGTAAACTGGCGCTGAAGTGGCACCCGGACAGGCAAGGTGGTGATGCCGCCAAATTCAGACAGATCTGCGAAGCCTGGCAAGCCCTGCGAGGTTGA
- a CDS encoding oxygen-insensitive NAD(P)H-dependent nitroreductase NfsB: MTDLTYLAKKRYTTKAFDPNKKIPQDKIEDLQSLLQFSPSSVNSQPWHFVLAATDEGKAKIAESTADYGFNTPKILNASHVVVLCTRNNMDEAHLLRLLEQEDADGRFADENAKQGQHNGRSFFTNMHKFELKDLQHWMEKQTYLALGTLLLGASVLDIDATPIEGFDASKLNQVLGLREQGFTASVVVALGYHDESDFNAKLPKSRLPQEELFTKI, from the coding sequence ATGACAGATCTGACATACCTTGCCAAAAAGCGCTATACCACCAAGGCTTTTGATCCCAACAAGAAGATCCCCCAGGATAAAATTGAAGATCTGCAGAGTCTGCTGCAGTTCAGCCCTTCCTCGGTGAACTCCCAGCCATGGCACTTTGTACTGGCCGCGACAGATGAAGGCAAAGCCAAAATTGCCGAGTCTACTGCAGACTATGGCTTCAACACGCCAAAGATCCTCAACGCTTCCCACGTGGTAGTACTCTGTACCCGCAACAACATGGACGAAGCCCATCTGCTGCGTCTGCTTGAGCAAGAAGATGCCGATGGCCGCTTCGCCGACGAAAACGCCAAGCAAGGCCAACACAACGGCCGCTCTTTCTTCACCAATATGCACAAGTTCGAACTTAAGGATCTGCAGCACTGGATGGAGAAACAAACCTATCTGGCGCTGGGTACTCTACTGCTGGGCGCCAGTGTATTGGACATAGATGCAACCCCTATTGAAGGCTTCGATGCCAGCAAACTCAATCAGGTGTTGGGCCTCAGAGAGCAAGGCTTCACCGCCAGCGTGGTTGTGGCTCTTGGCTACCATGACGAGTCTGACTTCAACGCCAAGCTGCCCAAGTCTCGCCTGCCTCAAGAAGAGCTGTTTACCAAGATCTAA
- a CDS encoding MbcA/ParS/Xre antitoxin family protein yields MNTLEKANAAEVLFKAFSNACSELQLTQAEASRIIGVNPSTLSRNSGKGFKPDSKQGELQLQLIRLYRSLYAIAGGEKAFMRHWLNSPNKALNGTPKTLLQTVVGLVSVNQYLDAMRGKV; encoded by the coding sequence ATGAATACCCTAGAGAAAGCCAATGCAGCCGAGGTATTATTCAAGGCGTTTTCCAATGCTTGCAGCGAGTTACAACTTACCCAGGCCGAGGCCAGCCGTATCATAGGTGTTAATCCCAGCACCTTGAGCCGTAACAGCGGCAAGGGGTTTAAACCCGATTCCAAGCAGGGGGAACTGCAGTTGCAGCTTATCCGCCTGTATCGCTCGTTGTATGCCATAGCGGGTGGTGAGAAAGCCTTTATGCGTCACTGGCTCAACAGCCCCAACAAGGCGCTGAATGGGACCCCCAAGACTTTATTGCAAACCGTGGTTGGCCTGGTGAGTGTTAACCAATATCTGGATGCGATGCGAGGCAAGGTCTGA
- a CDS encoding RES family NAD+ phosphorylase — MDFSALEPQDFFPRPYLGRGYRLVESQEEAATLSLVDDFDEQMLLESLLDEVKPPYRSGTEHLHYLLKTPFRYPPLRHGSRFGSITMESFFYASESWQTCLAEVAYYRFVFMADMLEPYLEPLRSEHMLYSVDINARDCADLTLLQGREVQQQLTHKSNYTYTQAMGAWLLQQQAQMIRYTSARAEEGVNLALHDPLVLQSTEPQECEYWICQSSADKVAFSRRNSRSMPLTWFLKDFLQDGQLPRPA; from the coding sequence ATGGATTTTAGCGCGTTAGAGCCGCAGGACTTTTTCCCTCGCCCCTACCTTGGCCGCGGTTATCGCCTGGTCGAGTCCCAGGAAGAAGCAGCCACCCTGAGCCTGGTGGATGATTTTGACGAACAGATGCTGCTTGAGTCTCTGCTCGATGAGGTTAAACCGCCTTACCGAAGTGGAACAGAGCACTTGCATTATCTGCTCAAGACCCCGTTTCGTTATCCGCCGCTGCGCCATGGCTCGCGCTTTGGCAGTATCACAATGGAAAGCTTCTTTTATGCCAGTGAATCCTGGCAGACCTGTTTGGCCGAAGTTGCTTACTATCGTTTTGTCTTTATGGCCGACATGCTGGAGCCTTATCTGGAGCCGCTGCGCTCTGAGCATATGCTGTACTCTGTGGATATCAATGCCCGCGATTGTGCCGACCTGACGCTATTGCAGGGGCGGGAAGTGCAGCAGCAACTGACTCACAAGTCGAACTATACCTATACCCAGGCTATGGGTGCCTGGCTGCTGCAACAGCAGGCGCAGATGATCCGCTACACTTCGGCCAGAGCCGAAGAGGGCGTTAACCTGGCGCTGCACGATCCTTTGGTGTTGCAATCAACCGAGCCGCAGGAGTGTGAATACTGGATCTGCCAAAGCTCGGCCGACAAGGTGGCTTTCAGTCGTCGTAATAGCCGCAGCATGCCATTGACCTGGTTTTTAAAAGACTTTTTGCAGGACGGGCAGTTGCCGCGTCCCGCCTGA